The following are encoded in a window of Sphingobium sp. AP49 genomic DNA:
- a CDS encoding rod shape-determining protein has protein sequence MSIFSRLFKLSSQDMAIDLGTANTVVYVRGRGIVLNEPSVVAVETLNGVKRVKAVGDDAKLMMGKTPDSIEAIRPLRDGVIADIDVAEQMIKHFITKVHGGKSRPWRFPEIVICVPSGSTSVERRAIRDAASNAGASQVFLIEEPMAAAIGADMPVTEPIGSMVVDIGGGTTEVAVLSLRGLAYTTSVRVGGDKMDEAIVSFVRRHHNLLIGEATAERIKKQFGVAQPPEDGVGETIHIKGRDLVNGVPKEISINQGQIADALAEPISTIVEGVRIALENTAPELAADIVDQGIVLTGGGALLKGLDDELRDETGLPVTIAEDPLTCVAIGTGRAMEDPIFRGVLQTA, from the coding sequence ATGTCGATCTTCTCGCGCCTCTTCAAGCTCTCGTCCCAGGATATGGCCATCGACCTGGGCACCGCCAATACCGTGGTCTATGTGCGTGGCCGCGGCATCGTCCTCAATGAACCGTCGGTGGTCGCGGTCGAGACGCTGAACGGCGTCAAGCGGGTCAAGGCCGTCGGTGACGACGCCAAGCTGATGATGGGCAAGACCCCGGATTCGATCGAGGCGATCCGCCCGCTGCGCGATGGCGTGATCGCCGACATCGACGTCGCCGAACAGATGATCAAGCATTTCATCACCAAGGTGCATGGCGGCAAGTCGCGTCCCTGGCGCTTCCCCGAAATCGTGATCTGCGTACCTTCGGGTTCGACCAGCGTCGAGCGCCGCGCCATCCGTGACGCCGCCAGCAATGCCGGCGCCAGCCAGGTGTTCCTGATCGAGGAGCCGATGGCCGCCGCGATCGGCGCCGACATGCCGGTGACCGAGCCGATCGGTTCGATGGTCGTCGACATCGGCGGCGGCACCACCGAAGTCGCGGTGCTCTCGCTGCGCGGCCTGGCCTACACCACATCGGTCCGGGTCGGCGGCGACAAGATGGACGAAGCGATCGTCTCCTTCGTGCGTCGCCACCATAATCTGCTGATCGGCGAAGCCACCGCCGAGCGCATCAAGAAGCAGTTCGGCGTCGCGCAGCCGCCCGAAGACGGCGTCGGCGAGACGATCCACATCAAGGGTCGCGACCTCGTCAACGGCGTGCCCAAGGAAATCTCGATCAACCAGGGCCAGATCGCCGACGCCCTGGCCGAACCGATCAGCACGATCGTGGAAGGCGTGCGCATTGCGCTTGAAAACACCGCGCCCGAACTGGCCGCCGACATCGTCGACCAGGGCATCGTCCTGACCGGCGGCGGCGCACTGCTCAAGGGGCTGGATGACGAACTGCGCGACGAGACCGGCCTGCCGGTCACCATCGCGGAAGATCCGCTGACCTGCGTCGCGATCGGCACCGGCCGCGCGATGGAGGATCCGATCTTCCGGGGCGTGTTGCAGACTGCCTGA
- the mutL gene encoding DNA mismatch repair endonuclease MutL, which translates to MSIRRLPEHLVNRIAAGEVVERPASALKEIVENALDAGATRIAVRLSAGGLDRIEVSDDGCGMDSQDMALALERHATSKMPDDAIENVATLGFRGEALPSIASVARLSIDSRPRGADGWNRTVDNGVLVAEGPAALPPGTRVIVDQLFAKVPARRKFLRSAKAEYAACLDVMRRLAMAHPSVAFSVEHDGRRVLGVQAGEAREERVAALTDRQLADNHVIVSLERDGVQLSGVASLPTYNRGVGDHQYLFVNGRPVRDRLLIGALRGAYADMLARDRHPVVALFLDVPPLEVDVNVHPAKTEVRFRDPALIRGMIVSGLRRALDAEGFRAVQHADPAALNAWKPEPLSPTPIGAMPIFEAAATPYAPPSYSQFAPSSPAGYQGVGDRRPNFLTPPPQARAEPAAAPAPEGTSFPLGVARGQVARTYIVAEAEDGLVIVDQHAAHERLTLERMRRAMEGQGVASQALLLPEVVELDEPACDRLEARVAELKEFGLELERFGPSAMLVRATPAMLGQGDVQGLVSDLADDLAAYDSALSLKERLDLVAATMACHGSVRAGRILSVAEMNALLREMEITPRSGQCNHGRPTWVKLGHGDIEKLFGRK; encoded by the coding sequence ATGTCAATACGCCGTCTACCCGAACATCTGGTCAATCGCATTGCCGCAGGCGAAGTGGTCGAAAGACCCGCCAGCGCGCTCAAGGAAATCGTTGAAAACGCGCTCGATGCGGGCGCGACTCGGATTGCTGTGCGGCTGTCGGCCGGGGGGCTCGACCGGATCGAGGTCAGCGACGATGGCTGCGGCATGGATTCGCAGGACATGGCCCTGGCGCTGGAACGCCATGCCACCTCCAAGATGCCCGACGACGCGATCGAGAATGTCGCGACCCTGGGCTTTCGGGGCGAGGCGCTGCCGTCCATCGCCTCGGTCGCGCGCCTGTCGATCGACAGCCGGCCGCGCGGCGCCGATGGCTGGAACCGCACCGTCGACAATGGTGTGCTGGTGGCCGAGGGGCCGGCCGCGCTCCCGCCCGGCACCCGCGTCATCGTCGACCAGCTCTTTGCCAAGGTGCCGGCGCGGCGCAAATTCCTGCGCTCGGCCAAGGCCGAATATGCCGCCTGCCTCGACGTCATGCGCCGCCTCGCCATGGCGCATCCCTCGGTCGCCTTCTCGGTCGAGCATGACGGCCGCCGCGTGCTGGGCGTACAGGCGGGCGAGGCGCGGGAGGAGCGGGTCGCCGCCCTCACCGACCGGCAACTGGCCGACAATCATGTGATCGTCAGCCTGGAGCGGGACGGCGTGCAGCTTTCCGGCGTCGCTTCGCTGCCGACCTACAATCGGGGCGTGGGCGATCATCAATATCTGTTCGTCAACGGTCGCCCGGTACGCGACCGGCTGCTGATCGGCGCGCTGCGCGGGGCCTATGCCGACATGCTGGCGCGGGACCGTCATCCGGTCGTCGCCCTGTTCCTCGACGTCCCGCCGCTGGAGGTGGACGTCAATGTCCACCCGGCCAAGACCGAGGTGCGCTTCCGCGATCCGGCGCTGATTCGCGGCATGATCGTCTCGGGCCTGCGTCGCGCTCTGGACGCGGAGGGGTTCCGCGCGGTCCAGCATGCCGATCCGGCCGCGCTCAACGCCTGGAAGCCCGAACCGCTGTCGCCGACGCCGATCGGCGCCATGCCGATCTTCGAGGCGGCGGCCACGCCCTATGCGCCGCCCAGCTACAGCCAGTTCGCGCCGTCCTCGCCCGCCGGCTATCAGGGGGTAGGGGATCGGCGGCCGAATTTCCTGACTCCGCCGCCGCAAGCGCGGGCCGAACCTGCCGCCGCGCCTGCGCCCGAGGGCACCAGCTTCCCGCTTGGCGTTGCGCGGGGCCAGGTCGCCCGCACCTATATCGTCGCCGAGGCCGAAGATGGGTTGGTGATCGTCGACCAGCATGCCGCGCATGAGCGGCTGACCCTGGAACGGATGCGCCGCGCGATGGAGGGGCAGGGTGTGGCGTCGCAGGCGCTGCTGCTGCCCGAGGTGGTGGAACTGGACGAGCCGGCCTGCGATCGGCTGGAGGCGCGGGTCGCCGAACTCAAGGAATTCGGCCTGGAACTGGAGCGCTTCGGTCCGTCGGCCATGCTGGTGCGCGCGACCCCGGCGATGCTGGGGCAGGGCGATGTGCAGGGGTTGGTCTCCGACCTTGCCGATGATCTCGCCGCCTATGACAGCGCCCTGTCGCTCAAGGAGCGGCTGGATCTGGTCGCCGCGACCATGGCCTGCCACGGCTCGGTCCGCGCCGGCCGCATCCTCAGCGTGGCGGAAATGAACGCCCTGCTGCGCGAAATGGAAATCACCCCGCGCTCGGGTCAGTGCAACCATGGCCGGCCGACCTGGGTGAAGCTTGGCCATGGCGATATCGAGAAACTGTTCGGGCGGAAATAG
- a CDS encoding LysE family translocator — protein MPSTAHLAAFALISLGMVLTPGPNMIYLISRSISQGRAAGMVSLLGVACGFLFYMLAAAFGITALLMAVPFAYDALRLGGALYLLWLAWNAVRPGGRSPFQVKQLPLDGPRKLFAMGLLTNLLNPKVAMIYLSLLPQFVDPARGHVLGQSLILGATQIVISLSVNAIIACLAGSIAGFLGTRPRWLTIQRWLMGTVLGGLAVRMAVER, from the coding sequence ATGCCCAGCACCGCGCATCTTGCCGCCTTCGCCCTCATCTCGCTCGGCATGGTGCTGACGCCGGGGCCGAACATGATCTACCTCATCTCGCGCTCGATCAGCCAGGGGCGCGCCGCCGGCATGGTCTCGCTGCTCGGCGTCGCCTGCGGCTTCCTCTTCTACATGCTGGCCGCCGCCTTTGGCATTACTGCTTTGCTGATGGCGGTGCCCTTCGCCTATGATGCGCTGCGGTTAGGCGGCGCGCTCTATCTGCTGTGGCTGGCCTGGAACGCGGTGCGGCCGGGCGGGCGATCGCCCTTCCAGGTGAAGCAATTGCCACTCGACGGACCGCGCAAGCTGTTCGCCATGGGGCTGCTGACCAATCTGCTCAACCCCAAGGTGGCGATGATCTACCTCTCGCTGCTGCCCCAGTTCGTCGATCCGGCGCGCGGCCATGTGCTGGGCCAATCGCTGATCCTGGGCGCGACCCAGATCGTCATCAGCCTGTCGGTCAACGCGATCATCGCCTGCCTCGCCGGATCGATCGCCGGCTTCCTCGGCACCCGGCCGCGCTGGCTGACGATCCAGCGCTGGTTGATGGGCACCGTGCTGGGCGGCCTCGCCGTACGGATGGCGGTAGAGCGGTAA
- a CDS encoding MaoC family dehydratase — MDDILYFEDIEIGDSVAFGPLTLTREETIAFAAEFDPQPFHLSDEAAATTHFRTLSASGWHTTALFMKMFVAEMQKQPGRQAASLGAMGVDELRWLRPVRPGDTLRGTNEVIDKKISQSRPEMGIVRNKVTLYNQKDEPVLTMCPIAMWRTRPA, encoded by the coding sequence ATGGACGACATTCTCTATTTCGAGGATATCGAGATAGGCGACAGCGTCGCGTTCGGGCCGCTGACCCTGACGCGCGAGGAAACGATCGCCTTTGCTGCGGAGTTTGATCCCCAGCCCTTCCACCTGTCGGACGAGGCAGCGGCCACCACCCATTTCCGCACCCTCTCGGCCAGCGGCTGGCACACCACAGCCCTGTTCATGAAGATGTTCGTCGCCGAAATGCAGAAGCAACCCGGACGCCAGGCCGCCAGCCTGGGCGCGATGGGTGTCGATGAACTGCGCTGGCTGCGCCCGGTCCGCCCCGGCGACACGCTGCGCGGCACCAATGAGGTGATCGACAAGAAGATTTCGCAGAGCCGCCCGGAAATGGGCATCGTCCGCAACAAGGTGACGCTCTACAACCAGAAGGACGAACCGGTGCTAACCATGTGCCCGATCGCCATGTGGCGCACCCGCCCGGCATAA